GTCTATATGACCAGTCATCTTCTAACTCTATCGATGTGATTGAGGCAATTAACCATCTGGTTGACGGAACTCTAGAAGAACGAATTCTAAAAAAGAAGAATCAAGACTTAATAAAAGAAGATTATTCTCATTTCTTCTTTTCAAAAAACTTTGGACAGCAACTTAATATCATTTTTAGTCAGATACCAAAGACTCCAACTAAGAATGAAATCAACCAATTTATCTCTATTCTTGATAAGCAATACGATATAGAAAATGAATGTGAAGTTGTAATTATAAAGCCCACTGGAAATTCATTTAAATTTCACCACCCAAGCCTTCAAATTCACCACTTTGAATATTAGCGAATAACCACTTTTGCTTGAGCAAATTTAGACCAGAATCTTTTCTTTTCTTTAAGACTAGTTGTAGGAGCTCGGCGTCCTGTAATCTTTTCTAACGTATCAGATATTTCAGAATGAATATCAGAATACTTCGGTTTTTGAATCATCGATAAAAGTGGACCTTGGGCCTTTTCAAACTTTAGATCTCCAATTGTATTAATAATTTCTTTTACAATATGGGCCCTTTTAGATGACTTTAATTTTTCATTAATATGATAATTTCTCTTATCATAAAGCATTGCCCAAATATTTGGAGCAAGCCCTGTAAGATTAAGCTTCTTTACGTTTTCAAGTGCTTGGTAACGAACAATTAGAGAATTATCTTTTAAAGACTTTTTATAAATATCAGTATATTCAGTTTGTCCTAAAGCGAGTAGAGATTTTAAAGCGGCCATTCGCATTACCCAATTTGGGTGCATTGTGAATTTTGAAATAAATGGTGCCGACTTCTTCCCCATAATTCTTCCAAGTAAGAATGTTGCCATCCAACGATTCTTATCTGGGTACTTATCACTTTTCATGACATTTATAAGGGCCGCAACAGACTTTCCTTTAAGCTTTAAGACTTGTTTCTTAAGCTTATCCATATCTGCTGTTTTCATATTATATTTGAATTGTCTTTCTAGCTTTTGAGTTAGAACAGAACGCTGTGCCTTTTGGTTAACTGCGGCAGTAGTATTTAAACTTGCAAGTATCGTTACAATTAAAAGTAGTTTCTTCAAAAGACATCCTTGTCTGCAAAAAAATTTGCTCTAAATATTATCCTAACATTTTTTCAAATTCGCTTAGTAACTCTTCAGCTGATTTCTGTTCACCTGCTCCATCATCCTTAGCTTCTTCAGGTGCAGCTTCAGCAGCAGGGGCCGCGGCTTCTTCAATAGGTGCCGGCGCTTCTTCAGCAACTGGTTCTGGTGCTGGCTCTGGTGCAGCTTCTGCAATTGGCTCCTCAGGAGTCGGCTGTGGCTGCTCAGGCGCTGGAACTTCTTCAGGTTCTGGAGGAGTCGTAGGCTCTTCTTCAGGAACTGGAACTTCAGCAGGCTCAGGAGTAACATCAATCTCAGGCTCTTCGGCCGGAGTTGGATCGATTTCAGGTTCAGGCTGAGCAGGAGTTGGATCCCCACCAGCTTGAGCAAGTTGAGCTTTTAATTGTTCGTTCTCTTGCTTGAACTTTCTTAGATCGGCAAGATCACCTTCAATCATTTCATATTCTTTAAGACGAGACTGTAGTTCGTCTCTTTCATCTTTAAGAGCATCAATTTCTTCATTAGAGGCAGCCGCAGAATCACCAGCAGCTTTAAGCGCTGCAATTTGTGCCTTAAGGTCTGCGATCTCTGTATTTAACTTTGTGATAATAGCAGCTGACTCTGAATCATCACTACTACCTGCTGCACTTAATTGTGCTTCAAGATCTTTTATAAGAGATTCTTTATTTGCAACTTGCCCTTTTAAGGCAGCTATTTCGGCATTCTTACTTGCAAGCTGGGCCCCATCAACATTACCAGTAGGTAAACTTCCACCTGGAACAACAGATGGTATCCCCTCTCCGGCCTCAAGCCCTCCACCTCTAAATAGAGATGACTTTAACGCATTTGAATTTTGAATTACTGAATCGAGATAGCTCTTTAATACATTTGCTGGAATTTGATGTTGTAATTCCTGCATACGTTTTCTTGTGTAAAACCAGTAAACGACAATGACACAAATTAACAATATAAGAACTGAGAACAAAATATAGAAGACGTTATCACTAACGTACATCATTTCTCTCGATAATCTTGTAATAGTACCAGTCACTTCTTTATTCCTTTTAAATTAGATAAACCTTTGATTATTTTAACATAATCAGCATTATTTAAAAGATATGAAAAAAGAGCAATTATGAACCCATTATTTCCATTTATAAGGTGAGTTTTTTAGTCAGAAACCATTTCACTAAGTTTCTTATAAAGAGGATTTCTGCCAACTATGATTGTCTTAGAAAAAATATTATGATCATGACCATTATACTCAGTTATTTTTGCCCCAGCTTCTAAACAAATGATCTTTCCTGCGGCCACATCCCAAGGAGCAAGCCCCTTCTCCCAAAAACCATCAAAGATTCCTTGGGCCACATAACATAAGTCGATGGCCGCCGAGCCCAATCTTCTCACAGCGGAGATACTTGTCATGACTTTTTTAAACTTACGGAATTCATCATTGAACGGCTTGCCTTTTTCAGTAGCAAAGCCTGTTGCTAATAAGAAACCTTTTGAACGAGATTTATTTTGCTTGAGTCTCTTCTTATCTTTTCCCTTAATAAAGTATGAACCGTTGCCTTTAGTTGCACAATAAGTCTCTTTGCGTTCAGGGATATAGATAACTCCAACAACCGGTTGAAGTTTATATGTTAAGGAGAGGCTAATACAATAATGCTCAAGTCCATGAACAAAATTATTCGTACCATCCAAAGGATCAATAACCCACATATAATCATGGTCTTGATATTCTTTTAAATATTTATAATTGCCTTGATACTTCTTATAAAAGTCTTCTTCGGCCAAAACAGGAATCTCTGGATTTAACTTTTTAAGCTTTTTAATTATATACTCTTCAGAAGCATGGTCTGCTGCAGAGACTGCCCCTTGAGCTTCTTTAATATCAATTTTTAAATTAGCTAAATCTTTTTGATAAGGAGAAAGAATCTTACCTGCTCCCTTTGCTATTGAAATAAGCTGCGCTTCATAAGCTAATAAATCTTTCTTAGTAATCTTCTTCATCCTGTCTCTTCTTTATAACTGCTTCAAGGTCAGAGTCTGAAAGAGGCTCATGTGAAGCCACTGTATAATTCTCAGTTAGCCACATCCCTAAATCAACCATCTTACATTTTTCACTACAAAATGGTCTAAATTCACTTTCATAATAATTAAACTCTTGTGAGCATTCAGGACACTTAACATTCAACTTCTTTGTCACCAAATTTCTCCGTAAAATTCTTTGATCATATCTTTTATCTTACTATCTTCATTATATGCTACTTCACCTATACTTGAAATATGCCTTATGCCATTAAATGAACTCGTCGCAAAACAGCTATCAAATTCATGTAGTTCAGCAGCATGTACTCGCATTTCTTTAAATTCATGGCCTGTTTCACTTAGCATAAATCTTACGCGATCAAGAGTAATTCCATCTAAGACTCCATATTCTGCTGTTGGAGTTATATAAGTATCCCCTTTTTTCAGAATTAGGTTTGACGTGGGAAGCTCCAATAAATACGAATCGTGATCTAGTAAGAGAACATCATCATAACCATTAAAAATGGCCTCTTTTCTTATTTTAAACTGATATTGATAATCGCTACGTTTTAAATAGTCGGGAAAATTTCGATCAGGATAATAACAGTGAGTTGTTAACTTTAAAGGTGTAGTCACCTGTTCTTTTTCTAAGGCCCATATCCAAAACTGAATATCACCAGATAACTCACGATAGAAAGTTATTCTCAAATAAGCATGATCAATGTGGACAAATTCATCTAATATTTGGGCCGTCGCTAATTGTGCTTCATCAATAAGCCCTTTATCAAATTGCTTAGGCCAACAAAACTCGAAGCACTTTTCAAGTCGAGCTCGATGTTGATCCCAAAATATGGCCTTACCTGAGCGAACAAGGGCCGTGGTAAAGAATGAATTCCCCCATAAGTTCCCCTCATTAATAAATGCATCTCTTGCCGATAAACCTTTTCTCGAAAAATAGATTACTTCCTGTGCCATAACTTTCCTTATTGTTATAAAACATGATATCTAAAAATCATGATGACAGATAGTGATAATCAAGAAATTCTAATTATTGGCTTTGGCTCTCAAGCAAAATCTTGGGCAATGAACCTAAGAGACTCAAAGCGAAATATTCATATTGGCCTTCGATCAAATAGCTCTTCTATAGAGCTGGCCAACGAATTAGGCTTTAAGGTTCTTGATATTGAAAATCTTGCACTACCTCAATACGAATTTATCATTATCCTTACACCTGATGATACCCATAAAGAGATTTTAACTTCACTTAAATTTTCTAATAAGAAAAGTAAGCAAAAATTTATTTATGCCCATGGTTACAGTGTTATATACGATGAACTAAGGAAGCTACTTCCCCATCACGAACATATGCTCTTAGCACCGAAGGCCATCGCAAGTGAATTAAGATTTGGTTATGAAACAAAAGCTCCTTTAACTGCTGTTATCAATAGCGATGCTAAATCTAAAGATGCCCTTAAAAACTTGGCCAAAGATTTGGGTATTACTGTCGGTCCAATTGAGAGCAGTTTTAAAGAAGAAACAATTTGTGATTTATTTTCAGAGCAGTCTCTTCTTTGCTCAGTCATTCCACAGGCCGCACGCCTTTCTTTTGAAACTCTTGTAAATAAGGGTCACTCGCCGGAGATTGCATATATCGAATGTTGGCATGAGGTAAAACTCATTGCTGATGCTATGATTAAACACGGGCCAAGTGCTCTTCTTAAATTAATTTCACCTAATGCTTTCATGGGTGGAGAGAGGGCTAAGTCACTGATATTTGATGAAGGGTACCAGCAGAAACTCCATAAAATCTACAATGAAATCGATAATGGCCAATTTGCCCATGAAATTCTTCATAGTGATTTCCAAATGCAACTGAAACAAGCTATAAGTGAGTGGGATAATCTTGAAATTTCCAAAGTTTATCAACGCTTTGGAAAAAAATTGGTTCATGTGAATGAAAAAGTTAACAACGAGAAAAATTAGAAGCTTCAAAGCCGAAAAGACTAAAACTTCACTGCAAGTTCTCACTTGCTATGACTTCCAAACAGCGCAAATGTTAAATGAGACTCAATTAGATATGATTCTCGTTGGCGACAGTCTTGGAAATGTCGTTTTAGGATACGATACAACTGTTGAAGTAAGCTTAGAAGAAATGGCAATCTTTGGAGCGGCCGTTAAAAGAGGTGCTCCTAATAAATTCGTCATTGTCGATATGCCTTTTGGTTCTTATTCTACTTTTAATAAGGCCATTGAAAATGCGACCAAGATTTATCAACAAACAAAAGCTGAAGCCTTAAAACTTGAAGGCGCCTTCCCTCATCAACTTGAGATTATCACCCGCTTAACTCAAAGTGGAATTCCTGTAATGGGACATATCGGTTTAACTCCTCAAAGTGTTCATCAACAAGGTGGATACTATACTCATGGTAAGACTGATGCCGATAAAGAAAGACTTTTAAAAGAGGCAAAAGACTTAGAAGCTGCCGGATGTTTTTCCCTAGTACTTGAGTGTGTAACAGAAGAGATTGCAAATCTTATTACAAAAGAGATTTCAATTCCAACAATTGGCATTGGTGCAGGCAACGGTACAGATGGACAGGTTCTCGTAATCAACGACCTTTTAAAGATGGGTCCAGGAAAGTACCCTAATTTCTGTAAGCCAATTGCAAATTTTTACGACTTAAAGCTAGAGCTTGTTTCAAAGTATATTCAGGATAAGAAAATTCCTCAAGGAATTGATAATGCCGACTTACACCATTGATAGTGGCAACACATTTATTAAAGTAGCGAAGTTTGAAAATAATATTCTTTCAAAGATCACTCGCTATACGCCAGAAGACTTTAATCCAACATTTCAAAAAGATGAAAAAATTATTTTTTCAAATGTATCCAAAAATATTATCCACAAATTACCATCGTCTGCCATAGCTGCAGCTGAGCTAATAGAAGACTTCAAGTCTACTTATGATCAATCAACATTTGGTGTGGATCGAAAAATCATTTCACATTATCTTCAAAAGAAGTTTCCAAATGAAAATATTCTCATTATCGATGCGGGTAGTTTTATTACTTTTGACTATATAGAGAGTGGAATCCATCGAGGCGGGCCCATCTACCTTGGACTTGGGAATTACCTCAAAGCTTATCCGGCATTTTCACAAAATCTTCCTCTAGTTGATAATGTAAAAGCAGGAGAATGTGCAAATACGAAAGAGGCCATTAGCACAGCATTCACTCAATATCTTTCAATGATTAAAAATGAAATTCAGAAATTTCAGACTGATCAAGTTATCGTAACCGGTGGTGACGCTAGAAACTTTCAAGACTGTGCAGATGAACAAGGCGATCTAATGCACCATGCTCTCTTTGAACTTAGCAGGGATTTCGATAGCTCGGTACTTCTTCCCATTACTTAGTCGGATCCAGTAACCTTCTTGCACTTCACCATCAATAACAATATTAATTGGCTTCATTGATACAATGTGATCATAGTTTATATAAATTGGCTCACAAGTATCTCCCAATGCTTGAACGTCGCGTTGTGAAATAATCGAAAACTTACCAAATTTCATATACTTACCTTTGTTACATCGTTTCAAATTCAATGGCCTAAACCCTTTAAAACATATATAAGGGAGTCTCAGGGTATTAACAACCATAAAGTTAACTATATGAAAATATTAGTAGGTGTATGTGGTTCAGTTTCCGCTTACAGGTCAATTGAGTTTGTCAGAGGACTTGTTAAGGCCGGCCACCAAGTAAAAGTCATTTTAACAAATGGAGCAAAGGAATTTGTTTGCCCAAACCTATACTCATACCTTGGCGCCCAAGAAGTTTACGAAGCTAATGCTGACTTTAGCGGCAGTATTGAGTCAAAGAGTGTACTTCATATAGAATTAGCAAAGTGGGCCGACAAGCTCCATATCTACCCGGCCAGTGCCAATACGATAGCCAAGCTTGCCATGGGTCAGGCCAATGACCTACTTAGTAGTGTCTTCCTCGCAGGATGGGATAAGTTTCAAACAATTATTTACCCGGCCATGAACACTTCGATGTGGACCAATCCAATTACCCAAGAAAATATTGATTTAATAAATCGTCTTGATAAGCATGATCATATCTATATATATCCACCACAGAGTGGAACACTCGCCTGCGGTGATACTGGTAGTGGAAAAATTCCCGATGTAGAAGAAGTGCTAACAAATTACGATGCCATAAACCTTGGTATCACTGATAACTCTCCTCATGTTGTCATTACAGCAGGTGCAACAGTTGCTCCAATTGATCCTGTTCGTTTTGTGACGAATCCTTCATCAGGAAAGACAGGACTTGAGATAGCAAAACAATCCCTTCGCCTTGGCAATCGCACCACAGTTCTTTTAGGAGAAAATTCATGCGATGGCTTTAAGCACCTAGCAAAACTTCCAGGAGTTAAAATCATTAAGGTTCGTACAACGGATGAGATGTATGAAGCAGTGAAATCTCTTGAGAATCGTTTTGATACATATATTTCAACTGCCGCTATTAGTGATCTTAAATTTAAAACCGCTGGTGACAAGTTAAAGAAAGACACTCTCTCAAATTCACTTGAATTTGAAAAAGCACAAGATATTCTAAGCTATGTAGTTTCAAATCAAAGTCCTTCTCAATGTATTGTTGGATTTGCAGCTGAGACACAAATGACTAAAGAAGTCTTGGAAAGCAAATATAATCGTAAACCAACAAAGCTATTAATAGGTACTCATGTAAATAGTGGACTTTGTGATAAGGCCCGCCAAGGATTTGGCAATGATAGTGCAACATATACGATTCTTGAAAATGGAAAAGTTGCTTTTGAAGGAGAACTTTCAAAGCTTCAATTGGCCAAAGAAATATTTGAGAGGATTAAATAGTGAAAGTTATCACAAAACGTAATGAACTTATTAACACAATGAAGGAAGTTTCCCACCAAAGTCTTGGACTTGTTCCAACAATGGGAAATCTTCATGCTGGACACATGAGCTTACTTGAAAGTGCTCTTAATGACTGTCAGCAAGTTGTTCTAACAATTTTTGTTAACCCAAAACAATTTAGTGCAAATGAAGACCTCTCAACATACCCAAGAACTCCTCAGGAAGATCTCGATAAGATAAAAGAAACTGCGGGCAATCGTGCTAACGATATTATCGTTTTCATGCCAGAGGGTAATACCGAAGTTTATCCTCCAGGATTCAATACAACGATTAGTGTTTCTGGAATAACTGAAAAGCTTTGTGGAAAGAGTCGTCCAACTCATTTTGCAGGAGTGACAACTGTAGTCTACCAATTATTTACTCTAATAAATCCTGCTCGTGCTTACTTTGGACAAAAAGATTACCAACAAGTATGTGTTATTCGTAAGATGGCACAGGACTTAAATTTAAATATCGATATTAAAACCGTACCAATTATAAGAGAAGAATCGGGACTTGCCCTCTCTTCACGAAATGGTTACTTATCAAACGAAGAAAAAGAAATCGCTCTAAATCTTCCTACTAAATTAGAAGTTATTGAATCTCTTTTAAAGTTCAATACTTGGGTAGACGCTGGAGCACAATTAAATGAAATACTAGAATCAACACTAAGTGATAAGGCCTGGGACTATCTAGATATTCTAGATAGCAAGACTCTTGAAGATGTTGATCAAAATACAAAAGAAGTTGTTATCGCTGGAGCTTATTTTGTTGGAGATCGTCCAACGAGAATCATCGATAACCGACTAGTGGAAATTACATATGCTTGATAATGAATTTTATATCTCACGTGAGGCAAAGGCCTCCCTTGTCTCTTTAATTTGTCCTAAGTTTAAAGAACATGCGACAGAAAAAGACACTCTTCGAAGTTTAGAAGAGCTTCGAGAGCTAATGCGCACTTTAAATATTGAAACAGGTGAACAGTATATTCAAAATAAGAAGACTGTTGATGCTGGAACGATTTTAGGAACAGGAAAGCTTGAAGAAATTGCAGCAGCGGCAAAGGCCGAAGGCTCATCTCTACTCGTTTTTGACTGTGAGTTAACTTCTTCGCAAATTAGAAATATCAAGAAGCTGACAGGGCTATCTGTCGTTGATCGTTGCCACATTATTCTTGAGATCTTCTCAGAGCACGCAAGAACAAAAGAAGCACGTATTCAAATTGAAATTGCTCGTCTTCAATATATTCTTCCACGACTGGCCGGATTCTGGTCACACCTTGGCCGTCAAAAAGGTGGTATTGGTGTCCGCGGTGGTGAGGGTGAGCAACAAATTGAGCTTGACCGTCGTATTATTCGCGAAAGAATTGAGTTCTATAAACGCGAACTTAAAGAAGTTGAAAAGTCTCGTATTGAACAAAAGAAGCGCAGGTCAAAAAAAGCAATTACGACAGCACTCGTTGGATACACCAATGCAGGTAAGTCTTCTTTAATGAATCGCCTATGTCGTGTTGATGTACTTGAAGAAGACAAGCTCTTTGCAACACTTGACTCAACTTTTAGGATGTTAAATCCAGATACAAAACCGCCAATGATCCTTATCGATACGGTTGGTTTCTTATCAAACCTACCAAATACTCTAATTGATGGTTTTAAAACAACTCTTGAATCTGCTCTTGAAGCTGATCTTCTTATGATTGTTTGTGATATTAGTGACCCAAATTACGAAAAACATCTTGAAGTTACTAACAATGTTCTTAAAGAACTAGGGCTTGAAGACAAAGAACGTATCATTATCTTTAATAAGAAAGATAAATTAAATGATAAAATAGCTGAAAATATTATTAAGAGAAAGCATCCAAATAGCTTCGTAATTTCAAGTTTTGATAAAGCTGACATTGATAATTTACGCCAATATGTCGTAGATTACTTCTTAGAAAAACAAAATAATTACGACCTATTTATTCCTTATGATGCTGGAGCTGCCCATTCAATCGTTGTTTCAAAAACTAACGTAATTAAGACAACTAATCATGAAAAAGGGATCTATTATCAAGTTAAAGTACCTGACTTTATTTATAATCCATTAGGTTTACAAAAATTTGAGCTTGGGCCACACGACCCTCTTCTTAAAGAAATCTAAATTTAATCTTAAATAATCCGACAAGCGAGTATGAAGAAAATTATACTCGCATTAATATTTAGCTTTATAGCATCGACAGCTTCTGCTGGAATAACAACAATCGACGTAGAATCATATCATCGAACTGATATGGACTTTATGTTCTTAATCAAGAATAAGAAATACGATAAAATTGTTCTTGATTGCCAAGGCTTTATTAATGGCCTCAATATGTATAGTACAAGAGGGCATGATATCTTCACTCTTCCAGGCTATGGACATTGTATAGCAATCCATAACGAGATAATCAAAAATATCAAGGCCAAGAAGAGCTCATGCCTTGCTATTAATGATTCAGAAGGTAAAGTACTAGTTCTTGATAGCAAGTGCCCTGCTCAACCTTAAGAGCTAGGCCAATCGCTTAATTAAGTGGTAGCCAAATTGCGTTCTAACGATTGGTGACATTTCACCAACCTCAAGAGAAAATGCAGCTTTTTCAAATGGTGCCACCATCATTCCCTTTCCAAACTCACCAAGATCTCCACCTTGTTGCCCAGAAGGACAATTCGAATAATCTTTTGCAAGCTCTTCGAAGCTCTTCCCCTCTTGCATCTTTTTTAATAAGTCTTTTGCTTCAAATTCTTGATCCACCAATATGTGGGCACAACGAATCTTGCTCATGTTATTTCCTTTGAATAGATTTTTTAAGAATGAAATCGCCAATAGTATGTTCCTATTATTACAAGTAAGATAACGGCCAGTCCCAGCCACATGTAAAACTCATCCTTCTCCATTGAAGTCTCCACAAATACGATCGAGATTAGACATGAGATTTGCAATATCAAGAGGTGCTTGAATGACGCGCTTTGCGCCTTCTTCTCCCTTAGTTACGAGCTCTACAACTGGAATTTTTTCACAAAATTCAGCTTCGATTTTCTTAATTGTTTCAGCTGAAATTGTTGAAATATCGACGAGAATGACTTCAGGCACAATATCTCGGATAAAATGGAAAGCATCATCTTCATTTGAAAGCGTAAAAAACTCTCCTCCAACCTCTTTGCCTAAAGCCTCTATAGCAGTGATCATCATTTGGTTGTCGGATAGAAAGAATAGTTTTTTAATTTTCACGTTTAGGTCCTGATATGTTACATTAAAACAATAATCGAAATGGAGATCTTATGTCGAGTCGCATTAAAATTATTGATAACTTATCTAATTCTACCCTATATGAGTTTTCAATGGAAGACGCAGACCGTGCATATGAGAAGTCAGAGGAACTTGAGGAAATGGGGCTTGATATAAAGCTTATTATCCCTTCAGTTTCAGAAACACTCATTAAATCTCTAGGTGCAAATGCTGATAAAATTGAAAAACTCAAAGAAATGATGGATGAAGAAATTGCATCCCATATCGAAGAAGAAGGTAGTTGCT
This sequence is a window from Halobacteriovorax vibrionivorans. Protein-coding genes within it:
- the hflX gene encoding GTPase HflX produces the protein MLDNEFYISREAKASLVSLICPKFKEHATEKDTLRSLEELRELMRTLNIETGEQYIQNKKTVDAGTILGTGKLEEIAAAAKAEGSSLLVFDCELTSSQIRNIKKLTGLSVVDRCHIILEIFSEHARTKEARIQIEIARLQYILPRLAGFWSHLGRQKGGIGVRGGEGEQQIELDRRIIRERIEFYKRELKEVEKSRIEQKKRRSKKAITTALVGYTNAGKSSLMNRLCRVDVLEEDKLFATLDSTFRMLNPDTKPPMILIDTVGFLSNLPNTLIDGFKTTLESALEADLLMIVCDISDPNYEKHLEVTNNVLKELGLEDKERIIIFNKKDKLNDKIAENIIKRKHPNSFVISSFDKADIDNLRQYVVDYFLEKQNNYDLFIPYDAGAAHSIVVSKTNVIKTTNHEKGIYYQVKVPDFIYNPLGLQKFELGPHDPLLKEI
- a CDS encoding NAD(P)-binding domain-containing protein, giving the protein MMTDSDNQEILIIGFGSQAKSWAMNLRDSKRNIHIGLRSNSSSIELANELGFKVLDIENLALPQYEFIIILTPDDTHKEILTSLKFSNKKSKQKFIYAHGYSVIYDELRKLLPHHEHMLLAPKAIASELRFGYETKAPLTAVINSDAKSKDALKNLAKDLGITVGPIESSFKEETICDLFSEQSLLCSVIPQAARLSFETLVNKGHSPEIAYIECWHEVKLIADAMIKHGPSALLKLISPNAFMGGERAKSLIFDEGYQQKLHKIYNEIDNGQFAHEILHSDFQMQLKQAISEWDNLEISKVYQRFGKKLVHVNEKVNNEKN
- the coaBC gene encoding bifunctional phosphopantothenoylcysteine decarboxylase/phosphopantothenate--cysteine ligase CoaBC; the encoded protein is MKILVGVCGSVSAYRSIEFVRGLVKAGHQVKVILTNGAKEFVCPNLYSYLGAQEVYEANADFSGSIESKSVLHIELAKWADKLHIYPASANTIAKLAMGQANDLLSSVFLAGWDKFQTIIYPAMNTSMWTNPITQENIDLINRLDKHDHIYIYPPQSGTLACGDTGSGKIPDVEEVLTNYDAINLGITDNSPHVVITAGATVAPIDPVRFVTNPSSGKTGLEIAKQSLRLGNRTTVLLGENSCDGFKHLAKLPGVKIIKVRTTDEMYEAVKSLENRFDTYISTAAISDLKFKTAGDKLKKDTLSNSLEFEKAQDILSYVVSNQSPSQCIVGFAAETQMTKEVLESKYNRKPTKLLIGTHVNSGLCDKARQGFGNDSATYTILENGKVAFEGELSKLQLAKEIFERIK
- a CDS encoding peptidylprolyl isomerase, whose product is MSKIRCAHILVDQEFEAKDLLKKMQEGKSFEELAKDYSNCPSGQQGGDLGEFGKGMMVAPFEKAAFSLEVGEMSPIVRTQFGYHLIKRLA
- a CDS encoding aminotransferase class IV, encoding MAQEVIYFSRKGLSARDAFINEGNLWGNSFFTTALVRSGKAIFWDQHRARLEKCFEFCWPKQFDKGLIDEAQLATAQILDEFVHIDHAYLRITFYRELSGDIQFWIWALEKEQVTTPLKLTTHCYYPDRNFPDYLKRSDYQYQFKIRKEAIFNGYDDVLLLDHDSYLLELPTSNLILKKGDTYITPTAEYGVLDGITLDRVRFMLSETGHEFKEMRVHAAELHEFDSCFATSSFNGIRHISSIGEVAYNEDSKIKDMIKEFYGEIW
- a CDS encoding DNA gyrase inhibitor YacG; the encoded protein is MTKKLNVKCPECSQEFNYYESEFRPFCSEKCKMVDLGMWLTENYTVASHEPLSDSDLEAVIKKRQDEEDY
- the panC gene encoding pantoate--beta-alanine ligase, whose translation is MKVITKRNELINTMKEVSHQSLGLVPTMGNLHAGHMSLLESALNDCQQVVLTIFVNPKQFSANEDLSTYPRTPQEDLDKIKETAGNRANDIIVFMPEGNTEVYPPGFNTTISVSGITEKLCGKSRPTHFAGVTTVVYQLFTLINPARAYFGQKDYQQVCVIRKMAQDLNLNIDIKTVPIIREESGLALSSRNGYLSNEEKEIALNLPTKLEVIESLLKFNTWVDAGAQLNEILESTLSDKAWDYLDILDSKTLEDVDQNTKEVVIAGAYFVGDRPTRIIDNRLVEITYA
- a CDS encoding type III pantothenate kinase, with translation MPTYTIDSGNTFIKVAKFENNILSKITRYTPEDFNPTFQKDEKIIFSNVSKNIIHKLPSSAIAAAELIEDFKSTYDQSTFGVDRKIISHYLQKKFPNENILIIDAGSFITFDYIESGIHRGGPIYLGLGNYLKAYPAFSQNLPLVDNVKAGECANTKEAISTAFTQYLSMIKNEIQKFQTDQVIVTGGDARNFQDCADEQGDLMHHALFELSRDFDSSVLLPIT
- a CDS encoding inositol monophosphatase family protein; this translates as MKKITKKDLLAYEAQLISIAKGAGKILSPYQKDLANLKIDIKEAQGAVSAADHASEEYIIKKLKKLNPEIPVLAEEDFYKKYQGNYKYLKEYQDHDYMWVIDPLDGTNNFVHGLEHYCISLSLTYKLQPVVGVIYIPERKETYCATKGNGSYFIKGKDKKRLKQNKSRSKGFLLATGFATEKGKPFNDEFRKFKKVMTSISAVRRLGSAAIDLCYVAQGIFDGFWEKGLAPWDVAAGKIICLEAGAKITEYNGHDHNIFSKTIIVGRNPLYKKLSEMVSD
- the panB gene encoding 3-methyl-2-oxobutanoate hydroxymethyltransferase, encoding MKKLTTRKIRSFKAEKTKTSLQVLTCYDFQTAQMLNETQLDMILVGDSLGNVVLGYDTTVEVSLEEMAIFGAAVKRGAPNKFVIVDMPFGSYSTFNKAIENATKIYQQTKAEALKLEGAFPHQLEIITRLTQSGIPVMGHIGLTPQSVHQQGGYYTHGKTDADKERLLKEAKDLEAAGCFSLVLECVTEEIANLITKEISIPTIGIGAGNGTDGQVLVINDLLKMGPGKYPNFCKPIANFYDLKLELVSKYIQDKKIPQGIDNADLHH
- a CDS encoding HEAT repeat domain-containing protein — encoded protein: MKKLLLIVTILASLNTTAAVNQKAQRSVLTQKLERQFKYNMKTADMDKLKKQVLKLKGKSVAALINVMKSDKYPDKNRWMATFLLGRIMGKKSAPFISKFTMHPNWVMRMAALKSLLALGQTEYTDIYKKSLKDNSLIVRYQALENVKKLNLTGLAPNIWAMLYDKRNYHINEKLKSSKRAHIVKEIINTIGDLKFEKAQGPLLSMIQKPKYSDIHSEISDTLEKITGRRAPTTSLKEKKRFWSKFAQAKVVIR